The following DNA comes from Bacillota bacterium.
GATATGGAAGCGGGCACGGGCGTCTACGATTTTGTTTACATCGAACAGGATATCATATATGCTTATCTCCAGCGTAACTTTCTAGTAGATCTGACTAAATTTATGGAGGAAAAACCCAACCTGGTCTATCCTGACCTCGACATGGGCGACTTCACCTCCTTTATCAATTATTTTAAAGATGCTGACACCGGTCACCTCTATGGGTTGCCCTTTGAATCCTTCCTCAAATTCTACCTCTATCGTAAGGATCTATTTGAAGATCCCAAGATCAAGGCTGAGTTCAAGGAAAAGTACGGCTGGGATCTGAGGCCGGCGACCACCTTTAAGGAGTACGAACAAATTGCGGAATTTTTCACCGACTACGGCAAGCGGCACAAAATGGATCTATGGGGCACCACCGTTCAGGCGGGGTCACATCCAGCGGCGTTTTATGAGATGGTGGAGACTATCTGGCCATCCTGGGGTATTTACAACTGGGGCATCAACACGAAGACCTGGCGATCCTCAATGGCGCAGGGAGGTATGCTGGATAGCCCGAGGTCCAAGGAGGCTCTCCGCTGGTGGGTCAGCATGTTGAAATATGCCCCGCCTGAAGCTACAAGCAGCACCTGGGATGAGGTCGCCGCCTCCATGGCAGCAGGTCGAGCCGCTCAGGGCTGGGTATATGGCGAGAATACCGCCTGGATCGCCACCGATCCGAAGCGGTCTAAGGTGGTGGGCAAGATCGGCGTCGCCCTGCCGCCTTTGTACCCCGGCGTTCAGGATGATGCGGCCAAGGGTAAGGGATACATCGGCTATTATGATGGCGGTGCCCTGGGGATTCCGCATTCCTCCCGCAATAAGGAAGCTGCCTTACTCTTCCTGCAGTGGGTGACCCGCAAGGAGTTCCAGGGAGATTTCGCCGCGGCATCCGCTCGAATAGTGCGCAAGTCCACCTTTGATGATCCTAAGGTGCGGGCCCTCGACCCGAAGGTGGATTCCTACTTCACGAAGATGAAAAAGTATGGCCCGTTGTTCGCTGGCGCGCCGCCGTTTCCCTTCCACGCTACCATTCGAGAAGTGATCCTGCCCTTCGTGTTGAAGGCAATTTCAGGAGAGCTGACGCCTGAGGCGGCGCTAGACCAGGCGGCCAAGGCCGTCGATGCCGAGCTTGCACGATTAGGATATGGGAAAGGGAAGTAAGGTGGCTAAGATGGGTATTGTAGTTTCGCGGGGCTTTCGCCGGGAGCGCACGGCGTGGGGGCTTCTCGCCCCCACGCTAATCGTATTAGGTTTCGCCGGTCTCCTGCCCTTCTTATATGTGCTTTATGTAGGTTTTTTTGATTGGAACATCTTTTCTCGAACGGTCGGGCTCACCTGGGCCGGAGCGGCCAACTACCGCCGCCTGGTCTTTGACGCGGATTTTCTGGCGGCATTATGGCGTGGTATAAAATTTACCCTATGGACCGTCTCTATCGAGATGATATTGGGTTTTGCCCTGGCCCTCCTGCTTATGAGGCCCCTCCGGGGCCGCAACTTCTTCCGGGCAGCTTACGCCCTTCCTTTGACGCTGGCCCCTATCGCTTTGGGCGCGACGTGGCGGCTGATGACCATCCCAGGCTTTGGCCTTATCCCATATTACCTCTCCCGGTTGGGGATCGATTACAACATCGGACGCCACGCCAGCCAGGCCTTTTTCACCACTGTAGCTATGGATGTATGGCACTGGACCCCCTTCGTTACTCTAACTCTTTTGGCCGGACTCACCGCACTACCGAGAGAGCCGTTTGAGCAGGCTCAGGTCGATGGAGCCCACAGCTGGCATATTCTTCGATATCTGACACTTCCCATGCTGCGCCCTGTTATCAGTACAGCTTTATTCCTGCGTATCATGGATGCGCTTCGCATCGTCGATGAGGTCTGGATGCTAACAAGCGGCGGCCCCGGAACGGCCACCCGATATGCGGGGATCCACGTGTGGCGGGTAGTGTTTCCTAAAACTGACTACGGATATGGCTCGGCCATGTCGGTCCTGCTACTCTATTTCACCATTGTACTGTGCTGGTTGCTACTCACGACGATCATACAAGTGGGAAGGGAGACAAGCGATTGATGCGAAGAGCGGTATTATGGGTAATCCATACAGGCTGGCTTTATGGGGTATGGATTCTACTGATGCTTATTACCCTTTTCCCCATTTACTGGACGTTTGTTATCTCAGCACGTACCCGTCTCGAGCTTTTTTCCGGACCTAAATTGTGGCAGACCAGTTTTTACGCAGAAAACTATATACGCCCCCTATTTCGTGATATCTATGGAGCCTACCTGTTCAACTCGCTCGTAGTTGCAACGGGCAACACCCTCCTGGTAATCATCCTCGCTGTATTGGCTACCTATGCCTTATCACGCTTCCGCGTGAGCGGGGCCCGGAATATCTTCTTCTGGGCTATTACCAACCGTATGGCGCCCCCGGCTGCCTTTATGCTTCCTTTGTACTTGTTATACAGCCGGGTAATCAAGGTGGGGGACTGGTCGCTGTTCGATACCCGCATCGGGCTTATCCTGGCGTACTGCGTTTTCAACCTCCCTTTTGCCATCTGGTTGCTGAAGGGCATTGTAGATACGATCCCAAAACAGCTGGATGAGGCGGCCATGGTCGATGGAGCAACCATCTTACAGGTGATCCGCATCATCATCGTGCCTCTATCGGCGCCCGGCATCGCCATTACGGGCCTCTTGAGCTGGATATTCGCATGGAATGAATATCTCTTCGCAGCTACGCTAACCAGCTCCGAGGCGCGTACCATCACGACCGGGTTGATGGAGTTCGTTACCGTGGTCGGCACTAATTGGGGCGAGATGGCGGCCATTGCCATGGTATCTGTCCTGCCGGCCATTTTGCTCCTTGCACTGGTTCAACGTTATATCATCGCCGGATTAACCTTTGGTGCAGTTCGAGAATAGGCTGGGGAGGGAGTAAGGCAAATGTCTAGCCGAAAGCCTGGATTTCTAAGGATGGAGACCAATCTTTTCGATCGGGTTTTCATCGGGGTGGTGCTGTTTGTGGCAATTCACTTGATTTGGATGCGCTTCATCGAGCTTTACGTGCCGCTGAGTGTAGCAACAGCTCTCTCCATAGTCGTCATGCTCGCGATCATCAGGTGGGGGTGAACGATTTATCATGACGATATCTAAAACGATGCAGGCTGTGGTGGTCTACGGGCCCCGTGACTACCGGCTCGAGGAACGACCGATCCCTGAGGTAGGCCAGGGGGAGGTACTGGTGAAGGTTTTGGCCGCTGGCATCTGCGCAAGCGACGTGAAGACTTTCTATGGCCTGCGCGTATGGGGGTCCGAGGATATCCCTCCCTATATTGAAGCACCGGTTACGGCCGGGCATGAATTCGTAGGAGAGGTAGTGGCCTTGGGTGAAGGAGCCGCCGAGAAATACGGCCTCGCTATCGGGGATATGGCCGTCTCCGAACAAATCGTTCCGTGCTGGGGGTGCCGGTATTGCCGGCGAGGACAGTACTGGATGTGTCAGCGGCATGATATATACGGGTTCAAGCGGGGGCGAGCTGAGGGCGCATGGGCTCAATATATGAAATATCCGGCCAACGCCCTCAACTATAGGGTACCCAAAGAAATCAGACCAGAGCTGGCAGCCACTATCGAGCCACTGGCGTGTGCTATTCACGCAGTTGAACGCGCCGACATTCAGCTGGGTGATGTGGTCGTCATTGGGGGCATGGGTGCTATCGGACTGTTTATGCTGCAGGTTGCCAGGATGAAGGGACCAGGCCTGCTTGTTGCTACCGACCTGAAACCCCACCGGCTGGAGCTTGCGCAGCGCCTGGGAGCCGATGTGGTCATTAATCCTGCCACAGAGGATCCGGTAGAGAAGGTGCTGGATATGACGGACCAGTACGGATGTGACGTTTACATCGAGGCGAGCGGAGCCGGGGCGGCTGTGCCGCAAGGTTTGAAGATGATACGCAAGCTGGGGACCTTCGTCGAGTTCAGCGTCCATTCGGGCCCCATCGCGGTAGATTGGTCGATTATCGGCGATGTGAAAGAGCTCAACATTCACGGCGCTCATCTAAGCCCTTACGCCTACCCCAAGGCCATCAGATACCTTGAAAATGGCAAGGTAAACGCCGATCCCATCGTGACCCACAAACTACCTTTAAAGGATTATCGTAAAGGGATAGAACTGGTCCACGAAGGTAATGAATCAGTGAAAGTCGTCTTGATCCCGGGATCATAGATTCTGTCTCACACCCGCACCGGCTCAACCTCAGCGGGTGCGGGTGTGGTATTCCTGGATGCTCCGGACCTCGATGCCCTGCTTCATGAGCGTCCGCAGGCCCTCGAGGGCGGCCACAGCCCCCTGGATCGTAGTGATAACAGGCACATCGTGGATTATGGCCTGACGCCTCAGTTGGTATTCATCATACTTGGGCCCCTTACCGATCGGGGTATTCACGATTAGGTCTATATCGCCGTTCTTGATGTGATCGACGATGTTAGGCCTCCCCTCGCCGATCTTGTTTACCTTTCTTACGGGTATCCCATGAGCCCGCAGCCACCTGGATGTGCCATCCGTCGCCATGAGCTCAAAGCCCAGCTCGCTCAGGCCCCTTGCTATCGGGATCAGGCTGGCTTTATCCTTGTCAGCCACCGTAAGCAGGATGGTCCCCCACATGGGCAGGGGGGTCCCCGCCGCGATCTGGGATTTGGCAAAGGCCATGCCAAAATTCCTGTCGATCCCCATGACCTCGCCCGTCGAGCGCATTTCAGGTCCCAGGATTATATCCACGCCGGGGAACTTTATAAACGGCAGCACTACCTCTTTAACCGACATGTATTCGGGCACCCGCTCACGGGTGAGGCCGAGCTCGGGCAGGGTCTTGCCGAGCATGGCCTTTGCCGCCAGCTTAGCCAGGGGCACGCCCGTCGCCTTGCTCACGAAGGGAATGGTCCGCGAGGCCCTGGGGTTGACCTCCAGGATGTAAATATCGTCGCCCTTAACGGCAAACTGGATGTTTATAAGCCCGACCACATCCAGCTCTTTGGCGAGGAGCAGCGTCTGGCGCTTGATCTCCTCGACGCACTCCTCAGGCAGGCTAAACGGCGGGAGCGAGCATGCGCTATCGCCCGAGTGGATCCCGGCGTATTCGATGTGCTCCATCACGCCGCCGATGAGCGCGTTTTGCCCGTCCGAGATCGCGTCGACATCGACCTCGGTGGCCGCCTCCAGGAACTTGTCGATGAGGACTGGATGACCGAATGAGGCTGCCGCGGCCGTCTCCATGTAGCTCGCCAGGGATTCCTCGTCATACACAACCTCCATGGCCCTCCCGCCCAGCACGTACGACGGCCTCACCAGCACAGGGTAGCCGATGGACCTCGCGACCCGCCTGGCCTCCTCCACTGACCGGCTGGTGCCGTTTGGAGGCTGCTTGAGATTCAGCTTTCGCAGGACCTCAGCAAACTCCTCTCTGTCCTCGGCGCGGTTTATGCTTGCCGGCGACGTGCCCAGGATCCTGATGCCCTCGCGTTCGAGCGCCAGGGCGAGCTTGAGCGGCGTCTGGCCGCCAAACTGCAAAATCACCCCGTCGGGCTGCTCTCTGTCGCAGATGTTGAGCAC
Coding sequences within:
- a CDS encoding sugar ABC transporter permease, producing MGIVVSRGFRRERTAWGLLAPTLIVLGFAGLLPFLYVLYVGFFDWNIFSRTVGLTWAGAANYRRLVFDADFLAALWRGIKFTLWTVSIEMILGFALALLLMRPLRGRNFFRAAYALPLTLAPIALGATWRLMTIPGFGLIPYYLSRLGIDYNIGRHASQAFFTTVAMDVWHWTPFVTLTLLAGLTALPREPFEQAQVDGAHSWHILRYLTLPMLRPVISTALFLRIMDALRIVDEVWMLTSGGPGTATRYAGIHVWRVVFPKTDYGYGSAMSVLLLYFTIVLCWLLLTTIIQVGRETSD
- a CDS encoding extracellular solute-binding protein → MYRLVSLTTAIRGSKRLILLAVLVMLLVGVASVAPVGAAESWWAQVAKPYRGTVITGISESTPPSKYMQQVLAPAFEKETGIRVKFEVTSWDQMYDKEIKDMEAGTGVYDFVYIEQDIIYAYLQRNFLVDLTKFMEEKPNLVYPDLDMGDFTSFINYFKDADTGHLYGLPFESFLKFYLYRKDLFEDPKIKAEFKEKYGWDLRPATTFKEYEQIAEFFTDYGKRHKMDLWGTTVQAGSHPAAFYEMVETIWPSWGIYNWGINTKTWRSSMAQGGMLDSPRSKEALRWWVSMLKYAPPEATSSTWDEVAASMAAGRAAQGWVYGENTAWIATDPKRSKVVGKIGVALPPLYPGVQDDAAKGKGYIGYYDGGALGIPHSSRNKEAALLFLQWVTRKEFQGDFAAASARIVRKSTFDDPKVRALDPKVDSYFTKMKKYGPLFAGAPPFPFHATIREVILPFVLKAISGELTPEAALDQAAKAVDAELARLGYGKGK
- a CDS encoding alcohol dehydrogenase catalytic domain-containing protein yields the protein MTISKTMQAVVVYGPRDYRLEERPIPEVGQGEVLVKVLAAGICASDVKTFYGLRVWGSEDIPPYIEAPVTAGHEFVGEVVALGEGAAEKYGLAIGDMAVSEQIVPCWGCRYCRRGQYWMCQRHDIYGFKRGRAEGAWAQYMKYPANALNYRVPKEIRPELAATIEPLACAIHAVERADIQLGDVVVIGGMGAIGLFMLQVARMKGPGLLVATDLKPHRLELAQRLGADVVINPATEDPVEKVLDMTDQYGCDVYIEASGAGAAVPQGLKMIRKLGTFVEFSVHSGPIAVDWSIIGDVKELNIHGAHLSPYAYPKAIRYLENGKVNADPIVTHKLPLKDYRKGIELVHEGNESVKVVLIPGS
- a CDS encoding carbohydrate ABC transporter permease, with translation MRRAVLWVIHTGWLYGVWILLMLITLFPIYWTFVISARTRLELFSGPKLWQTSFYAENYIRPLFRDIYGAYLFNSLVVATGNTLLVIILAVLATYALSRFRVSGARNIFFWAITNRMAPPAAFMLPLYLLYSRVIKVGDWSLFDTRIGLILAYCVFNLPFAIWLLKGIVDTIPKQLDEAAMVDGATILQVIRIIIVPLSAPGIAITGLLSWIFAWNEYLFAATLTSSEARTITTGLMEFVTVVGTNWGEMAAIAMVSVLPAILLLALVQRYIIAGLTFGAVRE